A window of Blattabacterium cuenoti contains these coding sequences:
- a CDS encoding TPM domain-containing protein codes for MNGIQLFHIPNPPNRIYPINDYEGILNMDQINQLNNKLIKYSKKYSTEILIAIIKTSYGANLNLLAAKWGKTWKIGKKHKNNGIIILLSIQENKISIQNGYGIEPYLTDFSTRKILEKIRPCLVNKLYFKSLNIIIDDINHILHKQKYNLQNKHHLHSYTNKLYKYILIISILLVLFFRKSKLFFNPFLLEFILYPSLFKNQIKYEEKEDNFDGFGEGGNFGGGGSEINW; via the coding sequence GTGAATGGCATTCAACTATTTCACATTCCTAATCCTCCAAATAGAATATATCCTATTAATGATTATGAAGGAATTTTAAATATGGATCAAATCAATCAATTAAATAATAAACTGATTAAATATTCTAAAAAATATTCTACTGAAATATTAATTGCTATAATAAAAACTTCTTATGGTGCAAATTTAAACTTACTAGCTGCTAAATGGGGAAAAACATGGAAAATAGGAAAAAAACATAAAAATAATGGTATCATCATCCTTTTATCTATTCAAGAAAATAAAATATCAATCCAAAATGGATATGGAATAGAACCATATCTGACTGATTTTTCAACAAGAAAAATATTAGAAAAAATTAGACCTTGTTTAGTAAACAAATTATATTTTAAATCTCTCAATATAATTATTGATGATATTAATCACATTTTGCACAAACAAAAATATAACTTACAAAATAAACATCATCTACATTCTTATACTAACAAATTGTATAAGTATATTTTGATAATAAGTATATTATTAGTATTGTTTTTTAGAAAATCAAAACTGTTTTTTAATCCTTTTTTATTAGAATTTATTTTATACCCCAGTTTGTTCAAAAACCAAATAAAATATGAAGAAAAAGAAGATAATTTTGATGGATTTGGAGAAGGAGGAAATTTTGGTGGTGGTGGATCAGAAATAAATTGGTAA
- a CDS encoding branched-chain amino acid aminotransferase produces the protein MKIKRIYKTRIHNIHKDNITFGNYYSDHMFYAECQNGKWINSVIKPFDNIILSPRSLVFHYGQAVFEGMKAFKDQDENVFLFRPKENFKRMNRSAQRLEMPIIPESIFMNGLERLIDIDRKWIPKNYGQSLYIRPFFIAVDGILSAKPANNYIFMIISTPVGSYYQHPLKIKIEEQYSRSASGGVGFAKAAGNYASSFYPTRLAKEEGFDQLLWTDSSTHTKIEESGTMNVCFLINNKLVTPKFNDNILKGITCTSILALAKKHGVEVQERDVSISEIIYGLKKGIVQEAFGCGTAVVINYFQMIGYQKHKFCLPKLPDKNRLSIWLKKQLLDIQHNLSDDPFDWRVNLKKF, from the coding sequence ATGAAAATAAAAAGGATTTATAAAACTAGAATCCATAATATACATAAAGATAATATTACTTTTGGTAATTATTATTCAGATCACATGTTTTATGCTGAATGTCAAAATGGAAAATGGATTAATTCTGTGATTAAACCATTTGATAATATAATCTTATCTCCAAGATCTCTGGTATTTCATTATGGACAAGCAGTTTTTGAAGGTATGAAAGCTTTTAAAGATCAAGATGAAAATGTATTTTTATTTCGTCCAAAAGAAAATTTTAAAAGAATGAATCGATCTGCTCAACGTTTAGAAATGCCAATTATTCCAGAATCTATTTTTATGAATGGATTAGAAAGATTAATAGATATAGATAGAAAATGGATACCAAAAAATTATGGACAATCTTTGTATATACGACCCTTTTTTATTGCCGTAGATGGAATATTATCTGCAAAACCTGCTAATAATTATATTTTTATGATTATTTCAACTCCTGTAGGATCTTATTATCAACATCCTTTAAAAATAAAAATAGAAGAACAATATAGTCGTTCTGCATCAGGAGGAGTTGGATTTGCTAAAGCAGCTGGTAATTATGCATCCTCTTTTTATCCAACTCGGTTAGCAAAGGAAGAAGGATTTGATCAACTTTTATGGACTGATTCATCTACTCATACAAAAATTGAGGAATCTGGCACTATGAATGTGTGTTTTTTAATAAATAATAAACTTGTAACTCCAAAATTTAATGATAACATATTAAAAGGAATTACTTGTACTAGTATTCTTGCTTTAGCGAAAAAACATGGTGTAGAAGTTCAAGAACGAGATGTGAGTATATCAGAAATAATATATGGATTAAAAAAAGGAATTGTACAAGAAGCTTTTGGTTGTGGGACTGCGGTTGTAATCAACTATTTTCAAATGATTGGCTATCAAAAACACAAATTTTGTTTACCAAAACTTCCAGATAAAAATAGATTATCTATATGGTTAAAGAAACAATTATTAGATATACAGCATAATTTATCTGATGATCCATTTGACTGGAGAGTGAATTTAAAAAAATTTTAA
- the ndk gene encoding nucleoside-diphosphate kinase codes for MTNITFAVIKPDAVKNGYTTSILFKIEKSGFKIIAMKMMQISQKIANKFYHEHQNSFYFNSLITFMSSGPIIPIMLKKNNAVKDFRILMGNKNPLYAKNGTIRKLYAKSLEQNAIHGSDKNENVDKEYQLFFDEQEIFLK; via the coding sequence ATGACTAATATAACATTTGCCGTAATTAAACCAGATGCAGTTAAAAATGGATATACAACTTCTATTTTATTTAAAATTGAAAAATCTGGTTTTAAAATAATAGCAATGAAAATGATGCAAATATCTCAAAAAATAGCAAATAAATTTTATCATGAACATCAAAATTCTTTTTATTTTAATTCTTTAATTACATTTATGTCTTCTGGACCAATAATTCCTATAATGTTAAAAAAAAACAACGCAGTAAAAGATTTTAGAATTTTAATGGGGAATAAAAATCCATTGTATGCAAAAAATGGAACTATACGTAAACTATATGCTAAATCATTAGAACAAAATGCTATTCATGGATCAGATAAGAATGAAAATGTTGATAAAGAATATCAATTATTTTTTGATGAACAAGAAATTTTTTTAAAGTAA
- a CDS encoding glycerol-3-phosphate dehydrogenase/oxidase, giving the protein MMKDKDVFLDRNRLLSVVKKIKIWDIIIIGGGATGLGIALDSASRGYKTLLLEQSDFSKGTSSRSTKLIHGGIRYLAQGNIKLVYEALRERGYLLKNAPHLIKKQRFVIPIFNWKMGVIYWIGLKTYEWLSGSLSFGKSKFLSKTETLNLFPEIKEDNLKGGILYYDGQFDDSMFAMNLANTCVKKGGIPINYFQVNNLIKNKQSGNKISGVIANDLENKQEYLISSKIVINATGVFSESITKMDNFSYPFVIKPSQGTHIVIDKSFFSSSDAIVIPKTSDGRILFSIPWYDHVLVGTTDTLLDNIVLEPKPLEQEINFILQTFDKYFINVPKKHNILSVFSGLRPLAVSNKFSSSITKNISRSHKLIISPSGLITIIGGKWTTYRKMAEEVVNQAIKIGNLKNIPSSTKTIKIYQSLSSYKIAPYHGDLIQKLINENPVWGEPLINQFPYYFIKAEVIWMVRYEMARTIEDVLARRYRLLFLNAKKAIELAPIIASLMAKELSKDKHWEQLQVTNFKKLAIQYYYP; this is encoded by the coding sequence ATGATGAAAGATAAAGATGTTTTTTTAGATAGAAATAGATTATTAAGTGTTGTAAAAAAAATAAAAATTTGGGATATTATTATTATTGGTGGTGGTGCAACTGGATTAGGTATTGCTTTAGATTCAGCGTCTAGAGGATATAAAACACTTCTTTTAGAACAATCTGATTTTTCTAAAGGAACTTCTAGTAGAAGTACAAAATTAATACATGGAGGAATACGATATTTAGCTCAGGGAAATATCAAGTTAGTTTATGAAGCATTAAGAGAGAGAGGATATCTATTAAAAAATGCACCTCATTTAATTAAAAAACAAAGATTTGTTATTCCTATTTTTAATTGGAAAATGGGAGTTATATATTGGATTGGGTTGAAAACATATGAATGGTTATCGGGATCATTAAGTTTTGGAAAATCAAAATTTTTATCCAAAACGGAAACATTAAATCTATTCCCTGAAATTAAGGAAGATAATTTGAAAGGAGGTATTTTATATTATGATGGACAATTTGATGATTCTATGTTTGCTATGAATTTAGCAAATACATGTGTTAAAAAAGGAGGAATACCTATAAATTATTTTCAAGTTAATAATTTAATTAAAAATAAACAATCTGGAAATAAAATATCTGGAGTAATAGCTAATGATTTAGAAAATAAACAAGAATACTTAATATCATCCAAAATAGTTATAAATGCAACTGGAGTATTTTCAGAATCTATTACTAAAATGGATAATTTTTCTTATCCTTTTGTGATAAAACCTAGTCAAGGTACACATATTGTAATAGATAAATCATTTTTTAGTAGTTCCGATGCCATTGTAATACCAAAAACATCTGATGGAAGAATCCTTTTTAGTATTCCATGGTATGATCATGTTTTAGTAGGAACAACAGATACTTTATTGGATAATATTGTTTTAGAACCAAAACCATTAGAACAGGAAATTAACTTTATTTTGCAAACTTTTGACAAATATTTTATTAATGTTCCTAAAAAACATAATATATTAAGTGTATTTTCTGGGTTGCGTCCTCTTGCAGTATCTAATAAATTCTCTTCTTCTATTACTAAAAATATTTCTAGATCTCATAAACTTATAATTAGTCCTTCTGGATTAATAACAATTATAGGTGGAAAATGGACAACTTATAGAAAAATGGCTGAAGAAGTTGTAAATCAAGCAATTAAAATTGGTAATTTAAAAAATATTCCTTCTTCAACAAAAACAATTAAAATATATCAATCTCTTTCTTCATATAAAATCGCTCCATATCATGGAGATCTAATACAAAAATTAATTAATGAAAATCCTGTATGGGGGGAACCATTAATTAATCAATTTCCTTATTATTTCATTAAAGCAGAAGTAATATGGATGGTACGATATGAAATGGCTAGAACTATTGAAGATGTTTTAGCTAGAAGGTACCGTTTATTATTTCTAAACGCTAAAAAAGCAATAGAATTAGCCCCTATCATCGCATCATTGATGGCTAAAGAACTTTCAAAAGATAAACATTGGGAACAATTACAAGTCACTAATTTTAAAAAATTAGCAATACAATATTATTATCCATAA
- the ffh gene encoding signal recognition particle protein, with protein MFEYLQKNLDKAFHILKGNSKITEINIAETLKEIRIALIDADVHHQIAKEFVNKVKEKYIGKKVLSSLHPSQLIIKLMYDELVMMMGKTNREISFSQKKNKPTIILTCGLQGCGKTSFSAKLAFYLKNKKYKNPLLVAADTHRAAAVDQLEILAKKINIPIFKERNNSVDIVKNSMLYSIHNNLDVIIIDTAGRLAVDQIMMDEIQKIHHISNPDETLFIVDSMTGQDAINTTKAFYKVLNFDGIVITKLDGDSKGGVAITISSLIGKPIKFISNGEKPNDIELFYPERIANRILGMGDIVSLVEKVQEQFNEEKTKKIYNKISSNRFDFEDLLNQIQKIKKIGNIKNILSMLPGMEILLNNQKSKQNSFKEIESMILSMTIYERRNPKLLFEISRKKRIAMGSGRNIIDLDRFIQQFEKINKIMKNLNANSSHQQIIKNFLSKMME; from the coding sequence ATGTTTGAATATTTACAAAAAAACTTAGATAAAGCTTTCCATATTTTAAAGGGTAATAGTAAAATTACGGAAATTAATATTGCAGAAACATTGAAAGAAATACGTATAGCTCTTATAGATGCAGATGTACATCATCAAATAGCTAAAGAATTCGTTAACAAAGTAAAAGAAAAATATATTGGTAAAAAAGTATTATCCTCTTTACATCCAAGTCAACTTATAATAAAACTTATGTATGATGAATTAGTTATGATGATGGGTAAAACAAATAGAGAAATTTCCTTTTCACAAAAAAAAAATAAACCAACTATAATTTTAACTTGTGGATTACAAGGATGTGGTAAAACTTCATTTTCTGCCAAATTAGCTTTTTATTTAAAGAATAAAAAATATAAAAATCCATTATTAGTAGCTGCAGATACTCATAGGGCAGCAGCAGTTGATCAATTAGAAATATTAGCAAAAAAAATTAATATTCCAATTTTTAAGGAAAGAAATAATTCAGTAGATATTGTTAAAAACTCAATGCTTTATTCTATTCATAATAACTTGGACGTTATTATTATTGATACAGCAGGTAGATTAGCTGTTGATCAAATTATGATGGATGAAATTCAAAAAATTCATCATATTTCGAATCCAGATGAAACATTGTTTATTGTAGATTCTATGACTGGACAAGATGCAATAAATACGACAAAAGCTTTTTATAAAGTTTTAAATTTTGATGGTATTGTAATAACAAAATTAGATGGAGATAGTAAAGGTGGTGTAGCGATTACAATCTCTAGTCTTATTGGAAAACCGATTAAATTTATTAGTAATGGAGAAAAACCAAATGATATAGAATTGTTTTATCCAGAAAGAATAGCCAATAGAATTTTAGGAATGGGGGATATAGTTTCTTTAGTAGAAAAAGTTCAAGAACAATTTAATGAGGAAAAAACTAAAAAAATTTATAACAAAATTTCTAGTAATCGTTTTGATTTTGAAGATTTATTGAATCAAATACAAAAAATCAAAAAAATAGGAAATATTAAAAATATTTTATCCATGTTACCTGGAATGGAAATTTTGTTGAATAATCAAAAATCAAAACAAAATTCATTTAAAGAAATAGAATCTATGATATTATCTATGACTATTTATGAAAGACGAAATCCAAAACTATTATTTGAAATAAGTAGAAAAAAAAGAATAGCTATGGGATCTGGAAGAAATATAATTGACTTAGATCGTTTTATACAGCAATTCGAAAAAATCAATAAAATTATGAAAAATCTTAATGCTAATTCTAGTCATCAACAAATAATAAAAAATTTTTTATCCAAAATGATGGAATGA
- the argS gene encoding arginine--tRNA ligase encodes MNDDFLMNDDFQSVEKLTKQGIFILYGSKKYCNKLYFQYSLKQSFGDISIILYPLSKILKSSVATIGNNIGNYVKKELKGKVNFSVVQGFLNFFLGDNYYFLLLKQMLNYKFYDVKISSKTIMVEYSSPNTNKPLHIGHIRNSLIGESISKILKTVGYNVKKVQIINDRGIHISKSMAAWIKFGNNQTPKKMKMKGDHFVGTYYRLFEKINGENGITTYFKDNKTNESNDDMMKLARSLLIKWEYGDDKIMKIWKMMNGWVYDGFKETYKKLGIHFDHIEYESKIYNFGKKIVQEGVKNGVFVKQQDGSIWIDLTKDGFDKKLLLRADQTSVYITQDIGTAINRFKIYNLDKLIYIVGKEQEYHFQVLFKILKKLGYKWVNKLIHLSYEMVVLPEGKMKSRIGNVIEADKFISEMIFFSKTSYLKRKNSKIMNEQDQIKYFEVLGLGAIKYYFLQIDPKKQIIFHPEKSIDFKGKTALYIQYTYSRIRSIEKKFFDYCLLIKYENLLNVKFDIYEKNMIKIMYQYPVILKKSATELNPSILANYVYHVSKIFNNFYQKKKILNPSNIPYSNMCINIIHVAGNILKYIMNLLGIQVIDYI; translated from the coding sequence ATGAATGATGATTTTTTAATGAATGATGATTTTCAATCTGTAGAAAAATTAACTAAGCAAGGAATATTTATTTTATATGGTAGTAAAAAATATTGTAATAAATTATATTTTCAATATTCCTTAAAACAATCTTTTGGAGATATATCTATTATTTTATATCCTTTATCTAAAATATTAAAATCTTCAGTAGCAACAATTGGAAATAATATAGGTAATTATGTAAAAAAAGAATTAAAAGGAAAAGTCAATTTTTCTGTTGTACAAGGATTTTTAAATTTTTTTTTAGGAGATAATTATTATTTTTTATTATTAAAACAAATGTTGAATTATAAATTTTATGATGTTAAAATATCTTCTAAAACCATCATGGTAGAATATTCATCTCCTAATACAAATAAACCACTTCATATAGGTCATATAAGAAATAGTTTAATTGGTGAATCTATTTCAAAAATATTAAAAACAGTAGGTTATAATGTTAAAAAAGTTCAAATAATTAACGATAGAGGCATACATATCAGTAAATCAATGGCAGCATGGATAAAATTTGGTAATAATCAAACACCAAAAAAAATGAAAATGAAAGGAGATCATTTTGTAGGAACATATTATCGCTTATTTGAAAAAATCAATGGTGAAAATGGTATAACAACATATTTTAAGGATAATAAAACAAATGAATCTAATGATGATATGATGAAATTAGCAAGATCATTACTAATAAAATGGGAGTATGGAGATGATAAAATAATGAAAATTTGGAAAATGATGAATGGATGGGTTTATGATGGATTTAAAGAAACATATAAAAAATTAGGAATTCATTTTGATCATATAGAATATGAAAGTAAAATTTATAATTTTGGAAAAAAAATAGTTCAAGAAGGAGTTAAAAATGGAGTATTTGTAAAACAACAAGATGGATCTATTTGGATTGATTTAACAAAAGATGGATTTGATAAAAAATTGTTATTACGAGCTGATCAAACTTCTGTCTATATAACACAAGACATAGGAACTGCAATAAATAGATTTAAAATATATAACTTAGATAAATTAATTTATATTGTTGGAAAAGAACAAGAATATCATTTTCAAGTTCTATTTAAAATATTAAAGAAATTAGGATATAAATGGGTCAATAAATTAATTCATCTATCTTATGAAATGGTAGTTTTACCAGAAGGTAAAATGAAATCAAGAATAGGCAATGTAATAGAAGCAGATAAGTTCATTTCAGAAATGATTTTTTTTTCTAAAACTTCTTATTTAAAAAGAAAAAATTCAAAAATAATGAATGAACAAGATCAGATCAAATATTTTGAAGTATTAGGATTAGGAGCTATTAAATATTATTTTCTTCAAATAGATCCTAAAAAACAAATTATTTTTCATCCTGAAAAATCTATAGATTTTAAAGGTAAAACAGCACTTTATATTCAATATACATATTCTAGAATTCGTTCAATAGAAAAAAAATTTTTTGATTATTGTTTGTTGATAAAATATGAAAATTTATTAAATGTCAAATTTGATATTTATGAAAAAAATATGATAAAAATAATGTATCAATATCCTGTTATATTAAAAAAATCAGCAACAGAATTAAATCCATCTATATTAGCAAATTATGTTTATCATGTGTCTAAAATTTTTAATAATTTTTATCAAAAAAAAAAAATACTGAATCCATCAAATATTCCCTATAGCAATATGTGTATAAATATTATTCATGTTGCAGGAAATATTTTGAAATATATAATGAATTTATTAGGAATACAAGTTATTGATTATATATAA
- a CDS encoding LemA family protein: MILIIIISIWITITYNHLVKLNENIRTQWSQVETVYQRRLDLIPNLVNIVKGSGEFEKETLLKIVESRSSAISSSSSSSSSSSFIKDLNQDKINKYQKEQEKINRSINKLLIIIEQYPNLKSTKNFYELQNQLEGTENRINVERNQFNEEVNKFNSYRNSFPKMLVANLFFQFKEKGYFKSQMGSEIKPIINFYN; this comes from the coding sequence TTGATTTTAATAATAATAATAAGCATATGGATTACAATAACATATAATCATCTTGTTAAATTAAATGAAAATATCAGAACACAATGGAGTCAAGTTGAAACGGTTTATCAAAGAAGATTAGATCTAATTCCTAATTTAGTAAATATTGTAAAAGGTTCTGGAGAATTTGAAAAAGAAACTCTGTTAAAAATTGTTGAATCTAGATCAAGTGCTATTTCCTCTTCCTCTTCCTCTTCCTCTTCCTCTTCCTTTATTAAAGATTTAAATCAAGATAAAATTAATAAATATCAAAAAGAGCAAGAAAAAATAAATAGAAGTATCAATAAATTATTAATAATCATAGAACAATATCCCAATTTAAAATCAACTAAAAATTTTTACGAATTACAAAATCAATTAGAAGGAACAGAAAACAGGATAAATGTAGAAAGAAATCAATTTAATGAAGAAGTAAATAAATTTAATTCTTATAGAAATTCATTTCCAAAAATGTTGGTGGCTAATTTATTTTTTCAATTTAAAGAAAAAGGATATTTCAAATCTCAAATGGGATCAGAAATAAAACCTATTATAAATTTTTATAATTAA
- a CDS encoding alpha-ketoacid dehydrogenase subunit alpha/beta, producing MNKKIIKYYFSNSSFELFQQVILNDYKIARISRETSILGRKEVLNGKAKFGIFGDGKEIPQLVMAKIFENGDFRSGYYRDQTFMIAIGALNIQNFFSQLYANSNLKFEPISSGRMMSSHFGTRLLQDDGMWHNLMNRKNSSADVSSIASQMPRLLGLAQASKIYKNLKILKKTHQKFSNGGNEVAFGTIGNAGISEGLFWETINSASVLQIPIIISIWDDEYGISVPNKYQFSKKYISDLLYGFKRNKKGKGLEIFRVSGSNYMDLIKTYITANKIARYEHVPVIIHVTDLTQPQGHSTSSSHERYKSKERLQWEIKNDVIKKFRDWILNLQFETESGQFKNISDVYTLDKIDLESKTYVKQEQEKAWMQFKYPIEKFRNEAIEQLYKLKFEFPLNTSINININKMEKLDINHNLYTKKSIFHIIRNSIYCLPDQQSYQKKCFLNWYQTRMNQEQHNYSSNLYSISKKSSYNIKEVLPIYNNNTINNIKNNNEVDGRILLRDNFDKLLEMYPELFIFGEDVGKIGDVNQGLEGLQQKYGTTRIFDTGIREATILGQGIGLAMRGLRPIVEIQYVDYMLYALQIMSDDLASLQYRTKGGQKSPVIIRTRGHRLEGIWHSGSPMGGILNYLRGILILVPRNMLKAAGFYNLLINSDDPALVIECLNGYRLKEKLPINLGKFKTPIGIVDKTRIGSDITIVTYGSTWRIVQEASDELYQMNINTEVIDVQSLLPFDIRHDIIKSLKKTNRLLIVDEDVPGGASAYILQKIIEEQKGYYYLDSPPITLTAKEHRPPYGSDGDYFSKPSVDDIIEKVFQIIHEKKLLPH from the coding sequence ATGAATAAAAAAATTATTAAATATTATTTTTCAAATAGTTCTTTTGAATTATTTCAACAAGTTATTTTAAATGATTATAAAATAGCTAGAATTAGTAGAGAAACAAGTATTTTAGGACGAAAAGAAGTTTTAAATGGAAAAGCTAAATTTGGAATTTTTGGAGATGGTAAAGAAATTCCTCAATTGGTAATGGCAAAAATTTTTGAAAATGGAGATTTTCGTTCTGGATATTATAGAGATCAAACCTTTATGATAGCTATTGGTGCATTAAATATACAGAATTTTTTTTCTCAGTTATATGCTAATTCAAATTTGAAATTTGAACCAATTTCTTCCGGAAGAATGATGTCATCACATTTTGGCACAAGATTATTACAAGATGATGGAATGTGGCATAATTTAATGAATAGAAAAAATTCTAGTGCTGATGTTTCTTCAATTGCATCTCAAATGCCTAGATTATTAGGATTGGCACAAGCTTCGAAAATTTATAAAAATTTAAAAATTTTAAAAAAAACACATCAAAAATTTTCTAATGGAGGAAATGAGGTAGCATTTGGAACTATTGGTAATGCTGGCATTTCTGAAGGATTATTTTGGGAAACAATTAATTCCGCATCTGTACTTCAAATTCCAATTATAATTTCTATATGGGATGATGAATATGGAATATCAGTTCCTAATAAATATCAATTTTCAAAAAAATATATAAGTGATTTGTTATATGGATTTAAAAGAAATAAAAAAGGAAAAGGATTAGAAATATTTCGTGTTAGTGGATCTAATTATATGGATTTGATTAAAACATATATTACTGCTAATAAAATCGCTCGTTATGAACATGTTCCAGTCATTATTCATGTTACTGATTTGACTCAGCCGCAAGGACATTCAACATCTTCTTCACATGAAAGATATAAATCTAAAGAACGTTTACAATGGGAAATTAAAAATGATGTAATAAAAAAATTTCGTGATTGGATTTTAAATCTTCAATTTGAAACAGAATCAGGACAATTTAAAAATATTTCTGATGTTTATACTTTAGATAAAATTGATTTAGAATCAAAAACATATGTTAAACAAGAACAAGAAAAAGCTTGGATGCAATTTAAATATCCAATAGAAAAATTTAGGAATGAAGCTATTGAACAGTTATATAAATTAAAATTTGAATTTCCTTTAAATACATCCATTAATATAAATATCAATAAAATGGAAAAATTAGATATAAATCATAATCTGTATACTAAAAAATCTATATTTCACATAATACGTAATTCTATATATTGTTTGCCTGATCAACAATCTTATCAAAAAAAGTGTTTTTTAAATTGGTATCAAACAAGAATGAACCAAGAACAACATAATTATTCATCTAATTTATATAGTATTTCTAAAAAGTCTTCTTATAATATCAAAGAAGTATTGCCTATTTACAACAACAATACGATTAATAATATAAAAAATAATAATGAGGTAGATGGAAGAATTTTGCTAAGAGATAATTTTGATAAATTATTAGAAATGTATCCAGAATTATTCATTTTTGGAGAAGATGTAGGAAAAATAGGTGATGTCAATCAAGGACTAGAAGGGTTACAACAAAAATATGGAACAACTCGTATTTTTGATACTGGAATACGTGAAGCAACGATTTTAGGACAAGGAATTGGATTGGCAATGAGAGGACTACGTCCAATAGTAGAAATACAATATGTAGATTATATGTTATATGCATTACAGATTATGAGTGATGATCTTGCTAGTTTACAATATAGAACAAAAGGTGGACAAAAATCTCCAGTTATTATTCGTACTAGAGGACATCGATTAGAAGGTATTTGGCATTCTGGATCTCCTATGGGTGGAATTCTTAATTATTTAAGAGGAATTTTAATTTTAGTTCCAAGAAATATGTTAAAAGCAGCAGGTTTTTATAATTTATTGATAAATAGTGATGATCCAGCTTTAGTAATTGAATGCTTAAATGGTTATAGATTAAAAGAAAAATTACCCATTAATTTAGGTAAATTTAAAACTCCTATAGGAATTGTGGATAAAACAAGAATTGGATCAGACATTACTATTGTTACTTATGGATCCACCTGGAGAATTGTTCAAGAAGCATCAGATGAGTTATATCAAATGAATATTAATACAGAAGTTATTGATGTTCAATCATTGTTGCCTTTTGATATTAGACACGATATAATAAAAAGTTTAAAAAAAACTAATAGATTATTGATTGTTGATGAAGATGTACCAGGTGGAGCATCTGCTTATATTTTACAAAAAATAATAGAAGAACAAAAAGGATATTATTATTTAGATAGTCCTCCTATCACTTTAACAGCAAAAGAACATAGACCACCTTATGGATCAGATGGAGATTATTTTTCCAAACCATCTGTTGATGATATTATTGAAAAAGTATTTCAAATTATTCATGAAAAAAAACTATTACCACATTAA